One segment of Pandoraea pnomenusa DNA contains the following:
- a CDS encoding leucyl aminopeptidase, translated as MDFSTKAFDSTKAGQAGLANAKTECLVVGVFEQQPLAGLAKALDAASKGLLARMVKRGELDGKLGSTLMLHEVAGWSPARVLFVGLGREDKLSQKAFNEATRAAARAVLASRAVDALWTLPQATVTAQNAAWAVRASVIALRDATYRFTQMKSKAEPSNTVLRKVVFAVAPDELKAARVAARHGEAIANGMALTKDLGNLPGNVCTPTYLADTARKLAREFKLKAEILGPKQIEALKMGSFLSVARGSVQPPQFIVLKYEGGPARQAPIVLVGKGVTFDTGGISLKPGEAMDEMKYDMCGAGSVLGTIRAVAEMGLKLNVIAVVPATENMPGGKATKPGDVVTSMSGQTIEVLNTDAEGRLILCDALTYAERFKPAAVIDVATLTGACIIALGHVNSGLFSKSDALADELLAAGRATGDTAWRLPVEEEYQEQLKSNFADVANIGGRPAGSVTAACFLARFTEKYEWAHLDIAGTAWKSGAAKGATGRPVPLLTQFLIDREAR; from the coding sequence ATGGACTTTAGCACAAAAGCCTTCGATTCGACCAAGGCGGGCCAGGCCGGTCTTGCCAACGCAAAGACCGAGTGTCTGGTGGTGGGCGTGTTCGAGCAGCAACCGCTCGCCGGCCTTGCCAAGGCGCTCGACGCCGCGAGCAAGGGTCTGCTCGCGCGCATGGTCAAGCGCGGCGAACTCGACGGCAAGCTCGGCAGCACGCTGATGCTGCACGAGGTCGCCGGCTGGAGCCCGGCACGTGTGCTGTTCGTCGGCCTCGGTCGTGAGGACAAGCTCTCGCAAAAGGCGTTCAACGAAGCCACGCGCGCCGCCGCGCGCGCCGTACTCGCCTCGCGCGCCGTCGACGCCCTGTGGACGCTGCCCCAGGCGACGGTCACGGCCCAGAACGCCGCCTGGGCGGTGCGCGCCTCGGTGATCGCGCTGCGCGACGCCACCTATCGTTTCACCCAGATGAAGAGCAAGGCCGAACCGTCGAACACGGTGCTGCGCAAGGTCGTCTTCGCCGTCGCGCCCGACGAACTCAAGGCCGCCAGGGTCGCTGCGCGGCATGGCGAGGCGATCGCCAACGGCATGGCGCTCACCAAGGACCTGGGCAATCTGCCGGGCAACGTCTGCACGCCCACGTATCTGGCCGACACCGCCCGCAAGCTGGCGCGCGAATTCAAGCTCAAGGCCGAGATCCTCGGGCCGAAGCAGATCGAGGCACTCAAGATGGGGTCGTTCCTGTCGGTGGCGCGCGGCTCGGTTCAGCCACCCCAGTTCATCGTGCTCAAGTACGAGGGCGGACCCGCCAGGCAGGCGCCGATCGTGCTGGTCGGCAAGGGAGTGACGTTCGACACGGGCGGCATCTCGCTCAAGCCGGGCGAGGCCATGGACGAGATGAAATACGACATGTGCGGCGCGGGTTCCGTGCTCGGCACGATCCGTGCGGTCGCCGAGATGGGCCTGAAGCTCAACGTCATCGCGGTCGTGCCGGCCACGGAGAACATGCCGGGCGGAAAGGCGACGAAACCGGGCGACGTGGTCACCAGCATGTCTGGCCAGACCATCGAGGTGCTCAATACCGACGCCGAAGGCCGTCTGATCCTGTGCGACGCGCTCACCTACGCCGAGCGCTTCAAGCCGGCGGCCGTGATCGATGTCGCCACGCTCACGGGCGCCTGCATCATCGCGCTGGGTCATGTGAACTCGGGCCTGTTCTCCAAGAGCGACGCGCTGGCCGACGAACTGCTGGCCGCCGGCCGTGCGACGGGCGACACGGCCTGGCGTCTGCCGGTCGAGGAGGAGTACCAGGAGCAGCTCAAGTCGAACTTCGCCGACGTGGCGAACATCGGCGGGCGCCCGGCCGGCAGCGTGACGGCGGCCTGCTTCCTGGCGCGCTTCACCGAGAAATACGAGTGGGCTCACCTGGACATCGCCGGTACGGCATGGAAGAGCGGGGCAGCCAAGGGCGCGACGGGCCGTCCGGTGCCGTTGCTCACGCAGTTCCTGATCGATCGCGAAGCCCGGTGA
- the lptF gene encoding LPS export ABC transporter permease LptF: MIFQRSLQRELNYTAGAVFMVLITVMLTTMMIRILGFAASGKADPRDVLVLIGLAVIGYLAVILIVTLFVSILFVLTRWYRDSEMVVWFASGLSITDFIKPVLRFAAPYLAVITFCALVAWPWANQQIAALEARFAQRDDVSMISPGQFRESASSHRVFFVETVSPDATKVHNVFVSGTENGKVNVVVSKDGHIETAKDGNRYIVLEKGRRYDGVPGQPDYRVMEFERYGVKIDNPNATSTDNTPTKGVPTARLFREIQNPIFRGEIVWRIGLPLLALSLVLLAVPLAYQNPRHGRTINLVMAVLIYLGYTNLLSLSQAYVAQERLPLAIGVWLLHALALLVIVLLYVRRVRFRGLLGRRRNGAVRAAGGAR; this comes from the coding sequence ATGATTTTTCAGCGTTCCCTGCAGCGCGAGCTGAACTACACCGCCGGGGCCGTCTTCATGGTGCTGATCACCGTCATGCTCACCACCATGATGATCCGCATCCTGGGCTTCGCCGCGTCGGGGAAAGCCGACCCGCGCGACGTGCTCGTGCTCATCGGCCTGGCCGTGATCGGCTACCTTGCCGTCATTCTGATCGTGACGCTGTTCGTCTCGATCCTTTTCGTCCTTACCCGCTGGTACCGCGATTCGGAAATGGTCGTGTGGTTCGCCTCGGGATTGTCCATCACCGATTTCATCAAGCCGGTGCTGCGCTTCGCCGCGCCCTATCTGGCCGTCATCACGTTCTGCGCCCTGGTCGCCTGGCCGTGGGCGAACCAGCAGATTGCCGCGCTCGAAGCGCGCTTCGCGCAACGCGACGATGTCTCGATGATCTCGCCGGGGCAATTCCGCGAGAGTGCGTCGAGCCATCGCGTGTTCTTCGTCGAGACCGTGTCGCCGGACGCGACCAAGGTGCACAACGTGTTCGTCTCGGGAACCGAGAACGGCAAGGTGAACGTGGTCGTCTCGAAGGACGGTCATATCGAGACCGCCAAGGACGGCAACCGCTATATCGTGCTGGAAAAAGGCCGCCGCTACGACGGCGTGCCCGGGCAGCCCGATTACCGCGTGATGGAATTCGAGCGCTACGGCGTGAAGATCGACAATCCGAACGCCACCTCCACCGACAACACCCCGACCAAGGGCGTGCCGACGGCCCGTCTGTTCCGCGAGATCCAGAATCCGATCTTCCGCGGGGAAATCGTGTGGCGCATCGGTCTGCCGCTGCTCGCGCTGTCGCTGGTGCTGCTCGCGGTGCCGCTGGCCTACCAGAATCCGCGACACGGCCGCACCATCAACCTCGTCATGGCCGTACTCATCTATCTGGGCTATACCAACCTGCTGAGCCTGTCGCAGGCGTACGTCGCGCAGGAGCGCCTGCCGCTCGCCATCGGCGTATGGCTGCTGCATGCGCTCGCCCTGCTCGTCATCGTGCTGTTGTACGTGCGCCGTGTGCGCTTCCGCGGGTTGCTGGGCCGCCGCCGCAACGGCGCCGTGCGCGCCGCCGGAGGCGCCCGATGA
- the lptG gene encoding LPS export ABC transporter permease LptG, translating into MRVYEKYLARQIYLAFLFVLLAFVGLFVFFDLVSELGDVGRGGYRFQHALAYVLLFAPQRMYEIIPVASLIAAIYVCAQLAGNSEFTIFRVSGLSTGQALRSLLKIGFPIVLVTFVIGEYVAPNAEQLAQKIRLEALGSSVSSGFRSGVWVKDTVDQDGSRVTRFINVGTLNPDNTIANVRIYEFDDKLRLDSVRLAKLGQFEAPNFWKLTDVSETVFTATDTATTSTDPLRALVQSKQVHIDTVQMRSELTPQILSVLMVSPDNMAIGSLYKYIGHLKENQQNTDRYSLALWQKLLYPFAVFVMMALALPFAYLHARAGAIGLKVFGGIMLGMSFQLLNNLFSHLGLLNTWPSWFTAALPSLLYLVLAIGALRWVDKH; encoded by the coding sequence ATGCGCGTCTACGAGAAGTACCTTGCGCGCCAGATTTACCTGGCGTTCCTCTTCGTCCTGCTCGCGTTCGTCGGCCTGTTCGTCTTCTTCGACCTCGTGAGCGAGCTGGGCGACGTGGGCCGGGGCGGTTATCGCTTCCAGCACGCGCTGGCCTACGTGCTGCTGTTCGCACCGCAGCGCATGTACGAAATCATTCCGGTGGCCTCGCTCATCGCCGCTATCTATGTCTGCGCGCAACTGGCCGGGAACTCGGAGTTCACGATTTTCCGCGTGTCGGGGCTCTCGACCGGACAGGCGCTGCGCTCGTTGCTCAAGATCGGGTTCCCGATCGTGCTCGTCACGTTCGTCATCGGCGAGTACGTCGCGCCCAATGCCGAGCAGCTCGCGCAGAAGATTCGTCTCGAGGCGTTGGGCAGTTCGGTGTCGTCGGGCTTCCGCTCGGGCGTCTGGGTCAAGGACACGGTCGATCAGGATGGCTCGCGCGTGACCCGCTTCATCAACGTCGGCACGCTCAACCCGGACAACACGATTGCCAACGTGCGCATCTACGAGTTCGACGACAAGCTCCGGCTCGACAGCGTGCGCCTGGCCAAGCTGGGCCAGTTCGAGGCGCCGAATTTCTGGAAGCTCACCGACGTCTCCGAGACGGTATTCACCGCCACCGACACCGCCACGACCAGCACCGATCCGCTGCGCGCCCTCGTGCAAAGCAAGCAGGTCCATATCGACACGGTGCAGATGCGCTCGGAGCTCACGCCGCAGATCCTGTCGGTGCTGATGGTCTCGCCCGACAACATGGCCATCGGCAGCCTGTACAAGTACATCGGGCACCTGAAGGAAAACCAGCAGAACACCGACCGTTACAGCCTGGCGCTTTGGCAGAAACTGCTCTATCCGTTCGCGGTATTCGTGATGATGGCGCTGGCCCTGCCGTTCGCTTATCTGCACGCCCGCGCGGGGGCCATCGGCCTGAAGGTGTTCGGCGGGATCATGCTCGGCATGAGCTTCCAGTTGCTCAACAACCTGTTCTCACATCTGGGGCTGCTCAACACGTGGCCGTCGTGGTTTACGGCGGCATTGCCGTCATTGCTCTATCTGGTGCTCGCCATTGGGGCGTTGCGCTGGGTGGACAAGCACTAG
- a CDS encoding sirohydrochlorin chelatase, which yields MPDKPGLVLFAHGSRDPRWAEPFERLREMLRAQRPDVDVRLAFLELMTPSLAQVVDELAAAGSREITVVPIFLGQGAHARRDLPALVETCRTTHPALSIRLCAAAGESDTVLLALAAYCTDALDIA from the coding sequence ATGCCGGACAAGCCAGGTCTCGTGCTGTTTGCGCACGGTTCGCGCGATCCGCGCTGGGCCGAACCGTTCGAGCGACTGCGCGAGATGCTGCGCGCGCAGCGCCCCGACGTCGATGTCCGGCTCGCGTTTCTCGAACTCATGACGCCGAGCCTGGCGCAGGTCGTCGACGAACTCGCGGCCGCCGGCAGCCGCGAGATCACCGTGGTGCCAATCTTCCTCGGTCAAGGCGCTCACGCGCGGCGCGATCTGCCGGCGCTCGTCGAAACTTGCCGCACCACGCATCCGGCGCTGTCGATTCGCCTGTGCGCCGCGGCAGGCGAAAGCGACACCGTATTGCTCGCCCTCGCCGCCTACTGCACGGACGCGCTCGATATCGCCTGA
- a CDS encoding dermonecrotic toxin domain-containing protein — protein sequence MSCAPSSVGGLASEVRRSLTDAGVAAHEIDLLTHVVTGHVEPYVDEMPFFLALHAVRMAGQKLRDRAPWASPDDICRRALSQSTWRSLSRSLNRSVANVPEIGRWGDWQRVSSNWRHGMCDAIVKAAQMGAGATPSHRRARRDAGHDGDATSPAPSLDFTCAGKTGYLLGALYASSLLPQQHCVARTRHGAPTNGTAIAIAPATLARGEHVPDPTPRQARTPSGRAACEASQAPATGTSLPPSEPESHRVTPRQARPVPIDGAQARLVNFVKDIGAAIASLAALRLPGAEAAGAGAFRTPGIVLRSAAWSAPPRADDVTFLTSSPAVRQLVDSANAWRHRNAVQSELHKTFAPLMAFAMPADKEQLLEDLLEAQASLEGIDPGTLRLRRHRSIAGAQRHKAVKYWRLYDAAERIVRGELDITAHAADVTFDVSQETPVGAVYEAPTLLTASRWMMIVTQWSVRCQARANMTWTVPARLADDANSELTHALQTALALSDLAMANAYGLVSRTAVQTARHALVAALIPGIAGTTSHAHALQLSLDAGGSTHHATPAGTFVITQHARDGIALLYLMGEPLAWRAFDSPDALHDAIARNLGGLRDTLLARTPDTFRRSAQTGRLTSGLGDGTATAPMQIARQATLAVMDAEAPLVLVAPATPARVDDYCRWLSGEPNAAIEQALERWYAARQAGGLSVASRTPLVGLRDIQYIERIQRLRASLSMAIPTPETMARRLARAMLARRGLADVDPDDVYVTLSEPPVTVSLTNATMTKMTSPRTTATGQLLQPATRTAIAMVPLRRDGEAPAPGARELLADVTPQGYAQQAIEAFEAFWHAHRREVRSVLKSEFIAQVWLQRATRTLSVEQANIAARIAGPIELPRLDAAQLGQRIPAPNVRREWLTVQGRASTLLMIGAPRRDAKLLLAAYPDGLQVHGFESRRALDAWFLSQTRDDETRRKLARTFASPAASSTGSPASSAAVAGDWLAGRGPDALGAAVSQPEDTFALMTDAYRRLSTHTLADDAESGNGARWLNVMGAIANADVAFGLGSWVLPATRPVGIGISMLDVALGAVGEIVGVATDRDDLRRQGWRSMLSAVGSQGIALARFRALGFLTGDAKFRYFVEEAPNRDERLIPGLHRSAGRLYASVDMATRAYIEFDPATGFFRLVPAERATGVAADGPLARLSSGGTGTPFRRATAPRRRSTIRSLHGASNRDFADGSMP from the coding sequence ATGTCGTGCGCCCCCTCGTCGGTAGGCGGCCTGGCTTCCGAGGTACGACGATCGCTGACCGACGCCGGTGTCGCCGCGCACGAGATCGATCTTCTCACCCACGTCGTGACCGGTCACGTCGAGCCATACGTCGACGAGATGCCCTTCTTTCTGGCACTTCACGCCGTGCGCATGGCGGGACAAAAATTGCGCGACCGCGCCCCCTGGGCATCTCCCGACGATATCTGCCGGCGCGCGCTGAGCCAGTCAACGTGGCGCAGTCTCTCGCGCTCGCTGAATCGCTCGGTTGCCAACGTGCCGGAGATCGGGCGGTGGGGCGACTGGCAACGCGTCTCGTCCAACTGGCGCCACGGGATGTGCGACGCGATCGTTAAGGCCGCACAAATGGGGGCGGGTGCCACCCCGTCGCATCGGCGCGCGCGCCGGGATGCGGGTCACGACGGCGACGCTACCTCGCCGGCGCCATCGCTCGACTTCACCTGCGCGGGCAAGACCGGCTACCTGCTCGGGGCACTATACGCGTCGTCGCTGCTGCCCCAGCAGCATTGCGTGGCCAGGACCCGACATGGCGCACCCACCAACGGGACCGCCATCGCGATCGCGCCGGCTACCCTCGCGCGCGGTGAGCACGTGCCAGATCCGACGCCGCGACAAGCGCGCACGCCATCCGGCCGCGCGGCATGCGAAGCGAGTCAGGCGCCGGCGACAGGCACATCATTGCCCCCGAGCGAGCCCGAGTCACATCGCGTCACGCCGAGGCAGGCACGGCCGGTGCCGATCGACGGCGCGCAGGCGCGACTGGTGAACTTCGTGAAGGACATCGGCGCGGCCATCGCGTCGCTGGCCGCGCTCCGACTGCCGGGCGCCGAAGCCGCCGGGGCGGGAGCGTTCCGCACGCCGGGCATCGTGCTTCGCTCGGCCGCATGGTCCGCGCCGCCACGGGCCGACGATGTCACCTTTCTGACGAGCTCACCAGCGGTACGGCAACTGGTGGATTCGGCCAATGCGTGGCGTCACCGCAATGCCGTGCAGAGCGAATTGCACAAGACATTCGCGCCGTTGATGGCGTTCGCCATGCCGGCCGACAAAGAACAGTTGCTCGAAGACCTGCTGGAAGCCCAAGCCAGCCTCGAGGGTATCGATCCGGGTACGCTCAGACTGCGTCGGCACCGATCGATCGCGGGGGCGCAGCGCCACAAGGCCGTCAAGTACTGGCGCCTGTACGACGCCGCCGAACGGATCGTGCGCGGCGAGCTGGACATCACGGCACATGCGGCCGACGTGACGTTCGACGTCAGTCAGGAAACGCCGGTGGGCGCCGTCTACGAGGCGCCCACGTTGCTCACTGCCTCGCGCTGGATGATGATCGTGACGCAATGGAGCGTCCGGTGCCAGGCGCGGGCGAACATGACCTGGACCGTACCCGCGCGGCTGGCGGACGATGCGAACAGCGAGCTCACGCACGCGCTGCAAACCGCCCTCGCACTGAGCGACCTCGCGATGGCCAATGCCTACGGCCTGGTATCTCGCACGGCGGTGCAGACGGCTAGACATGCCCTCGTCGCCGCGCTCATTCCGGGCATTGCGGGGACCACCAGTCACGCGCATGCGTTGCAACTGTCGCTCGATGCTGGCGGGTCGACACACCATGCCACGCCCGCGGGCACATTCGTGATCACCCAGCATGCCCGCGACGGCATCGCACTGCTCTATCTCATGGGCGAGCCGCTGGCATGGCGCGCCTTCGATTCGCCCGATGCGTTGCACGACGCCATCGCCCGAAACCTCGGTGGCTTGCGCGACACGCTGCTCGCGCGCACACCCGACACGTTCCGCCGGTCAGCACAGACCGGCAGGCTCACGTCGGGCCTCGGCGACGGCACCGCGACAGCGCCGATGCAAATCGCGCGGCAGGCCACGCTGGCGGTCATGGATGCCGAAGCGCCGCTCGTGCTCGTGGCGCCCGCGACGCCCGCGCGCGTCGACGACTATTGCCGATGGCTGAGCGGCGAGCCCAATGCCGCGATCGAGCAGGCGCTGGAGCGCTGGTATGCCGCGCGCCAGGCCGGCGGATTGTCCGTCGCTTCGCGGACTCCGCTCGTCGGCCTGCGGGACATCCAGTACATCGAGCGCATCCAGCGCCTGCGCGCCTCGCTGTCGATGGCGATCCCCACGCCAGAGACCATGGCTCGCCGGCTTGCGAGGGCGATGCTCGCGCGGCGTGGGCTGGCCGACGTCGATCCCGACGATGTCTACGTCACGTTGTCGGAGCCGCCGGTCACGGTCTCGCTCACGAACGCGACGATGACGAAGATGACCTCGCCGCGGACCACCGCCACCGGACAGCTCTTGCAACCTGCGACGCGCACGGCAATCGCCATGGTGCCCTTGCGACGAGACGGCGAAGCCCCAGCGCCCGGTGCCCGGGAGCTGCTTGCGGACGTGACGCCGCAGGGCTACGCCCAGCAGGCAATCGAAGCGTTCGAAGCGTTCTGGCATGCGCATCGGCGCGAGGTGCGAAGCGTGCTCAAGAGCGAGTTCATCGCGCAAGTGTGGCTGCAACGCGCAACCAGGACGCTTTCGGTCGAGCAGGCCAACATCGCGGCGCGCATTGCCGGGCCGATCGAATTGCCGCGACTCGACGCCGCACAACTCGGTCAACGCATTCCCGCGCCAAATGTCCGGCGCGAGTGGCTTACCGTGCAAGGGCGCGCGTCGACGTTGCTGATGATCGGCGCGCCGCGACGCGACGCGAAGTTACTGCTCGCCGCCTATCCGGACGGTCTGCAAGTGCACGGCTTCGAGAGCCGTCGGGCACTCGACGCGTGGTTCCTGTCGCAGACCCGGGATGACGAGACCCGGCGCAAGCTGGCCCGTACATTTGCTTCGCCCGCCGCTTCGTCCACCGGCTCGCCCGCCTCATCGGCCGCCGTGGCCGGCGACTGGCTTGCCGGTCGCGGCCCCGACGCCCTTGGGGCTGCCGTGTCGCAGCCGGAGGACACCTTCGCGCTCATGACCGACGCCTACCGGCGGCTGTCCACGCACACGCTGGCCGACGACGCCGAGTCCGGCAACGGCGCGCGCTGGCTGAACGTCATGGGCGCCATCGCGAACGCCGATGTGGCGTTCGGCCTGGGAAGCTGGGTGTTGCCCGCAACGCGTCCCGTCGGCATCGGCATCTCGATGCTGGACGTGGCGCTGGGCGCCGTGGGCGAAATCGTGGGCGTCGCCACCGACCGCGACGATCTGCGCCGCCAGGGGTGGCGTTCGATGCTCAGCGCAGTCGGCAGCCAGGGCATCGCATTGGCGAGATTCAGGGCGCTGGGCTTCCTGACCGGCGACGCGAAGTTTCGGTACTTTGTCGAAGAAGCGCCAAACCGCGACGAGCGGCTGATCCCGGGGCTCCATCGAAGCGCCGGGCGACTGTACGCCTCGGTCGACATGGCGACACGCGCCTACATCGAGTTCGACCCCGCAACGGGCTTCTTCCGGCTGGTTCCCGCCGAGCGGGCCACCGGCGTCGCCGCCGACGGCCCGCTTGCACGCCTGTCGTCCGGGGGCACTGGCACACCGTTTCGCCGGGCGACAGCGCCGCGCCGCCGCTCGACGATCCGCTCATTGCATGGCGCATCGAACAGGGATTTCGCCGACGGTTCGATGCCTTGA
- the cobA gene encoding uroporphyrinogen-III C-methyltransferase encodes MTTPSSSAALPGKVYLVGAGPGAADLITVRGARLLAQADVVLHDALVEPEMLALCPQAKRVAVGKRCGKHSSAQHFINKQLIDHARTHALVVRLKGGDPMLFGRADEELRALEAAGIDVEVVPGITAALASAATLGRSLTLRGVARSVAFATQSRAADSAQISAQASADSLVYYMGRDAAQRIAAELIGQGKPRSTPVAIVEAATTARERRARLSLGALADGLAAPWFDASQPSVLLIGEVFADARADDIATPVADLPRAAA; translated from the coding sequence ATGACGACGCCATCCTCCTCCGCCGCCCTGCCGGGCAAGGTCTATCTGGTGGGCGCCGGCCCCGGCGCGGCCGACCTCATCACCGTGCGCGGCGCTCGCCTGCTCGCGCAGGCCGACGTCGTGCTGCACGACGCACTCGTCGAGCCCGAGATGCTGGCGCTTTGTCCGCAGGCGAAACGGGTGGCCGTGGGCAAGCGCTGCGGCAAGCACTCGAGCGCGCAGCACTTCATCAACAAGCAATTGATCGACCATGCGCGCACGCATGCACTCGTGGTGCGCCTCAAGGGCGGCGACCCCATGCTGTTCGGGCGCGCCGACGAGGAACTGCGCGCGCTGGAAGCGGCGGGCATCGATGTCGAGGTGGTGCCGGGTATCACGGCGGCGCTGGCCAGTGCGGCAACACTCGGGCGCTCCCTCACCCTGCGCGGCGTGGCCCGCAGCGTTGCATTCGCCACGCAGAGCCGCGCCGCCGATTCCGCGCAGATCTCGGCGCAGGCAAGTGCGGACTCGCTCGTCTACTACATGGGGCGCGACGCCGCGCAACGCATTGCCGCCGAATTGATCGGGCAGGGCAAGCCGCGCTCCACGCCGGTGGCCATCGTCGAAGCGGCCACCACGGCGCGGGAGCGCCGCGCGCGACTCTCGCTCGGGGCGCTGGCCGACGGCCTCGCCGCGCCATGGTTCGACGCCTCGCAGCCGAGCGTGCTGCTCATCGGCGAAGTCTTCGCCGATGCGCGTGCGGACGACATTGCGACACCGGTCGCGGACCTGCCTCGCGCCGCGGCCTGA
- a CDS encoding sulfate adenylyltransferase subunit 1, which translates to MSLTPHQEDLGVLRFITAGSVDDGKSTLIGRLLYDSKSVLTDQLSALARAKHKRTAGEDIDFSLLTDGLEAEREQGITIDVAYRYFTTARRKFIIADTPGHEQYTRNMVTGASTAHAAIILVDATRVTEVDGRTELLAQTKRHSAIVKLLGLQHVIVAINKMDLVDYSETTFDAIRAAYLELAHRLGLRDVRFVPVSALKGDNIVYASERMPWYQDEPLLDVLESLPVAQTGGELRFPVQLVARQDGSHADDFRGYMGRVESGSVRVGQTLRVLPAGRTATVGEIVGPRGLLDEAFAGQCVTIRLTEDVDVSRGDTFVSAESALAPSRKLSADVCWFDEDALAPQRKYLLKQATSTVYVKVGNVDTVLDVSTLSHGTDKATLAMNDIGRVQLSLQKPVAADTYDVNPATGAFVLIDEATHHTVAAGMIRELVA; encoded by the coding sequence ATGAGCCTTACCCCGCATCAGGAAGACCTCGGCGTGCTGCGTTTCATCACGGCAGGCAGCGTCGACGACGGCAAGAGCACGCTGATCGGCCGCCTGCTGTACGACAGCAAGTCGGTGCTGACCGACCAGCTCTCGGCGCTGGCGCGCGCCAAGCACAAGCGCACCGCCGGCGAGGACATCGACTTCTCCCTGCTCACCGACGGCCTCGAAGCCGAGCGCGAGCAGGGCATCACCATCGATGTGGCCTATCGCTACTTCACCACGGCGCGCCGCAAGTTCATCATCGCCGACACGCCGGGACACGAACAATACACGCGCAACATGGTCACCGGCGCGTCGACCGCGCACGCCGCCATCATTCTGGTCGATGCCACGCGCGTGACCGAAGTCGACGGGCGTACCGAACTGCTCGCACAGACCAAGCGCCACAGCGCCATCGTGAAGCTGCTCGGCCTTCAGCACGTCATCGTCGCCATCAACAAGATGGATCTTGTCGACTACAGCGAAACGACGTTCGATGCCATTCGCGCCGCGTATCTGGAGCTCGCGCACCGGCTGGGCCTGCGGGATGTGCGCTTCGTGCCGGTCTCCGCGCTCAAGGGCGACAACATCGTGTACGCGAGCGAGCGCATGCCCTGGTATCAGGACGAGCCGCTGCTCGACGTGCTCGAATCGCTGCCGGTCGCGCAAACGGGCGGCGAGCTGCGTTTCCCGGTGCAACTGGTGGCGCGTCAGGACGGCTCGCACGCCGACGACTTCCGCGGCTACATGGGCCGGGTGGAATCGGGCTCGGTGCGCGTAGGTCAGACGCTGCGCGTGCTGCCCGCCGGGCGCACGGCCACGGTCGGCGAAATCGTCGGTCCGCGCGGCTTGCTCGACGAAGCGTTCGCCGGCCAGTGCGTGACGATTCGTCTGACGGAAGATGTCGACGTGTCGCGCGGCGATACGTTCGTGAGCGCCGAGTCGGCGCTCGCCCCGTCGCGCAAACTGTCGGCGGACGTGTGCTGGTTCGATGAAGACGCCCTGGCCCCGCAGCGCAAGTACCTGCTCAAGCAGGCCACGAGCACGGTGTACGTGAAGGTCGGCAACGTGGACACGGTGCTCGACGTCAGCACGCTCTCGCACGGCACGGACAAGGCGACGCTTGCGATGAACGACATCGGCCGTGTCCAGCTCAGCCTGCAAAAGCCGGTGGCGGCCGACACGTACGACGTCAACCCGGCGACGGGCGCCTTCGTGCTGATCGACGAAGCCACCCATCACACCGTGGCCGCGGGCATGATCCGCGAACTCGTTGCCTGA
- the cysD gene encoding sulfate adenylyltransferase subunit CysD, which translates to MGAMHEVAQANGSRMDHLDWLEAESMYILREVVAECRKPALLFSGGKDSVVVLHLALKAFGLGPNRKTVLPFPLVHIDTGHNYPEVIEFRDRHAKALGAELVVGQVEDSIARGTVRLRRENDSRNAAQAVTLLETIAEHGFDAMIGGARRDEEKARAKERIFSFRDEFGQWDPKAQRPELWHLFNARLHRDEHLRVFPISNWTELDVWQYIAREKLDLPSIYYAHEREIVRRNGLLVPVTPLTPKQDGETSELASVRFRTVGDISCTCPVSSVASSPVEIIAETAVTDITERGATRMDDQASEAAMEQRKKQGYF; encoded by the coding sequence ATGGGTGCGATGCACGAAGTCGCGCAGGCCAATGGCTCGCGTATGGATCATCTGGACTGGCTCGAAGCCGAATCGATGTACATCCTGCGCGAGGTCGTGGCAGAGTGCCGCAAGCCCGCGCTGTTGTTCTCGGGCGGCAAGGATTCGGTCGTGGTGCTGCATCTGGCGCTCAAGGCCTTCGGTCTCGGTCCGAACCGCAAGACGGTGTTGCCGTTCCCGCTGGTGCACATCGACACCGGACACAACTACCCCGAAGTGATCGAGTTTCGCGATCGCCACGCGAAGGCGCTCGGTGCGGAGCTGGTCGTGGGCCAAGTGGAAGACTCGATCGCCCGCGGCACGGTGCGTCTGCGTCGCGAGAACGATTCGCGCAACGCGGCGCAGGCGGTGACGCTGCTCGAGACGATCGCCGAGCACGGCTTCGACGCCATGATCGGCGGCGCGCGTCGCGACGAGGAAAAGGCCCGCGCGAAGGAGCGCATCTTCTCGTTCCGCGACGAGTTCGGCCAGTGGGACCCGAAAGCGCAGCGCCCGGAGCTGTGGCATCTGTTCAACGCGCGCCTGCACAGGGACGAGCACCTGCGCGTATTCCCCATCTCCAACTGGACCGAGCTGGACGTGTGGCAGTACATCGCCCGCGAGAAGCTCGATCTGCCGTCGATCTACTACGCCCACGAGCGCGAGATCGTGCGTCGCAACGGCCTGCTCGTGCCCGTCACGCCGCTCACGCCGAAGCAGGACGGCGAGACGAGCGAGTTGGCATCGGTGCGTTTTCGCACGGTCGGTGACATCAGCTGCACATGCCCGGTATCGAGCGTCGCGTCGAGCCCGGTGGAGATCATCGCCGAGACGGCCGTGACCGACATCACCGAGCGCGGCGCCACCCGCATGGACGACCAGGCGTCCGAGGCGGCCATGGAGCAGCGCAAGAAGCAGGGATATTTCTGA